The Syngnathus scovelli strain Florida chromosome 13, RoL_Ssco_1.2, whole genome shotgun sequence genome has a window encoding:
- the atp8b1 gene encoding phospholipid-transporting ATPase IC produces MTTRQAGTHGSMRPDDEVMPYSDDETDDELDMSTDEEEEEPVPGAPPPPVEVRPTEIGWKVKANDRGFHHLPEFEKKVFLCIKKSRYSGNAIKTYKYNVFTFLPLNLYEQFKRVANVYFLALLILQSIPQVTTLPWYTTLIPLVVVLGVTAIKDLVDDLARHKMDKEINNRKCEVLLDGRFQESKWRHIEVGDVIRLKKNDFIPADILLLSSSNPNSLCYVETAELDGETNLKFKLGLRVTDERLQEERQMAQFDALIECEEPNNRLDKFTGVMHWKRERYPLDLDNMLLRGCKVRNTEECHGLVIFAGADTKIMRNGGKSRFKRTKIDELMNYMVYTIFVLLILVAAGLAIGHSFWYEEIGSKAWYLYDGREDGTSYRGFLSFWGYLIVLNTMVPISLYVSVEVIRLGQSKFINWDLQMYYAEKDTPAKARTTTLNEQLGQIEYIFSDKTGTLTQNIMQFKKCTIAGRSYGDPTTAEGVRLDRGKPVDWSWNQYADKKFQFMDNSLVACLRAKKDKEAIEFFRLLSLCHTVMVENKDGELVYQAASPDEGALVTAARNFGFVFLSRTQDTITIREMEQEKTFEMLALLDFNSDRKRMSIILKFPDGRIRLYCKGADTVIYERLSPNSKHKELTQIALDKFANETLRTLCLCYKDISSSEYEAWSRKHMDAQVTLNNRDAALDHVYEMIEKNLMLIGATAIEDKLQEGVPETIAKLAQADIKIWVLTGDKKETAENIGYSCSLLTNDMHIHYGENVNEKLSLRQAKRRHEPPTERRGRKKLAEPFFPEPGKNALIITGGWLNEILYEKKKKRRRLRLRRLGKRPPHNNPQDGQPMNEWEKEMRQIDFVDMACECESVICCRVTPKQKANVVSLVKKYKKAVTLSIGDGANDVNMIKTADIGVGISGQEGMQAVMSSDFAFAQFRYLQRLLLVHGRWSYIRMCKFLRFFFFKNFAFTLVHFWYSFFSGYSAQVAYEDWFITLYNLFYSSLPVLLVGLLDQDVNDRLSLKFPKLYQPGQQGTLFNYKNFFISLFHGIFVSLIIFFIPYGAFLQTMGQDGEAPSDYQSFAVVTASSLIFTVNLQISLDTSYWTFVNCFAVLGSIAIYFGIMFDLHSAGIHVIFPRHFTFTGAASNALRQPYLWLTIILTVGISLLPVICIQFLHKVIYPSVGDKIQRNRKRYELEMQHEANKRAPPFQRGGRSRRSGYAFSHSRGYADLIASGRSIRRRPASRVRPQSGIREVSERAENT; encoded by the exons ATGACGACGCGCCAGGCTGGCACCCACGGGTCTATGAGGCCCGACGATGAGGTCATGCCATACAGTGATGATGAGACGGACGATGAGCTGGATATGAGCACagatgaggaagaagaagaaccgGTGCCAGGAGCCCCACCTCCCCCTGTGGAAGTTAGACCCACTG aaattgGCTGGAAGGTGAAAGCCAATGACCGAGGCTTCCACCACCTGccagaatttgaaaaaaaagtattcCTGTGCATCAAGAAGAGCAGATACTCT GGGAATGCCATCAAGACGTATAAATACAATGTCTTCACGTTCCTTCCCCTCAACTTGTACGAGCAGTTTAAGAGGGTTGCCAACGTCTACTTTTTGGCTCTGCTCATTCTACAG AGTATTCCACAAGTTACAACTCTACCTTGGTACACCACCTTGATCCCTCTGGTTGTGGTTCTGGGAGTAACTGCCATCAAAGACCTGGTGGACGATCTT GCTCGACACAAGATGGACAAGGAGATTAATAATAGGAAATGTGAGGTTCTGCTGGATGGCAG GTTTCAAGAGTCAAAGTGGAGACACATCGAGGTTGGAGATGTCATTCGCTTGAAGAAAAATGATTTCATTCCG GCGGACATATTGCTTTTGTCGAGTTCAAACCCAAACAGCCTTTGCTATGTGGAAACAGCAGAGCTTGATGG agAAACTAACCTAAAGTTTAAGCTGGGACTTCGAGTAACTGATGAAAGACTGCAGGAGGAACGTCAAATGGCTCAGTTTGATG CTTTGATTGAGTGTGAGGAGCCCAATAACCGTCTGGATAAATTCACTGGGGTGATGCACTGGAAGAGAGAACGCTATCCACTGGACCTGGACAACATGCTGCTACGAGGCTGCAAAGTCAGGAACACTGAAGAATGTCATGGACTTGTCATCTTTGCAG GTGCTGACACAAAAATCATGAGAAATGGTGGAAAATCAAGGTTCAAGAGGACCAAGATTGATGAGCTGATGAACTATATGGTCTACACT ATCTTTGTTCTCCTGATCCTGGTGGCAGCGGGACTTGCCATTGGTCACAGCTTCTGGTATGAGGAAATTGGGTCCAAGGCCTGGTATTTGTATGATGGGAGAGAGGACGGTACCTCCTATAGAGGATTCCTCAGCTTCTGGGGCTACCTCATTGTTCTGAACACCATGGTACCGATTTCACTCTATGTCAG TGTGGAGGTGATCCGTCTAGGCCAGAGTAAATTTATCAACTGGGACCTGCAGATGTACTACGCAGAGAAAGATACACCAGCAAAG GCTCGAACCACCACCCTGAATGAGCAGCTTGGACAGATTGAATACATCTTCTCAGACAAGACGGGAACACTGACACAAAACATTATGCAGTTCAAAAAGTGCACTATCGCTGGGCGCAGCTATG GTGACCCAACCACTGCTGAGGGAGTGCGTCTGGATCGCGGAAAG CCAGTGGACTGGAGCTGGAATCAGTATGCTGACAAAAAGTTCCAGTTTATGGACAATTCCCTTGTCGCCTGTTTGCGAGCCAAGAAGGATAAAGAGGCGATCGAGTTCTTCAGACTCCTCTCCCTTTGTCACACTGTCATGGTGGAAAACAAGGATG GTGAATTGGTGTACCAAGCAGCGTCCCCAGATGAGGGCGCATTGGTGACAGCAGCTCGGAACTttggctttgtttttctttcccgaACTCAGGACACAATCACTATCAGAGAAATGGAACAGGAGAAAACCTTCGAGATGTTAGCGCTGCTCGACTTCAACTCCGACCGCAAACGCATGTCCATCATCT TGAAGTTTCCAGATGGTCGTATTCGTCTATACTGCAAAGGAGCTGACACGGTCATCTACGAGCGACTTTCACCCAATTCCAAGCACAAGGAGTTAACTCAGATTGCTTTGGAT AAATTTGCCAACGAGACCTTGCGAACACTTTGCTTGTGCTACAAAGACATCAGCAGTAGTGAGTATGAAGCCTGGTCCAGGAAACACATGGATGCTCAGGTCACCTTGAACAACAGAGATGCTGCCCTCGATCATGTGTATGAGATGATTGAGAAAAACCTTATG CTGATTGGGGCAACAGCCATTGAAGACAAACTGCAAGAAGGAGTACCGGAAACCATCGCTAAACTGGCACAGGCTGATATCAAGATCTGGGTTTTGACTGGAGATAAGAAAG AAACTGCGGAGAATATTGGATATTCATGCTCCCTTTTGACGAATGACATGCACATTCATTATGGAGAGAATGTCAA TGAGAAGTTGAGTCTCCGTCAGGCTAAGCGAAGACACGAGCCTCCCACTGAGAGGCGAGGCAGAAAGAAACTTGCAGAGCCATTTTTCCCTGAACCAGGCAAAAATGCACTCATTATCACCGGAGGATGGCtg AACGAAATTCTGtacgaaaagaagaaaaaacgccGCCGTTTGCGTCTTCGTCGTCTGGGAAAGCGGCCGCCTCACAACAACCCTCAGGATGGACAGCCAATGAACGAATGGGAGAAGGAGATGAGACAA aTTGACTTTGTGGACATGGCCTGTGAGTGTGAATCAGTCATTTGCTGTCGGGTGACCCCAAAGCAGAAAGCTAATGTGGTCAGTTTGGTGAAGAAGTATAAGAAGGCAGTGACGCTGTCCATCGGTGATGGGGCCAATGATGTCAACATGATTAAGA CCGCAGATATCGGTGTTGGCATCAGTGGTCAAGAGGGGATGCAGGCTGTGATGTCCAGTGACTTTGCTTTTGCTCAGTTCCGTTACTTGCAGCGACTCCTGCTTGTGCACGGACGCTGGTCCTACATTCGAATGTGCAAGTTCCTTCGGTTCTTCTTCTTCAAGAACTTTGCTTTCACATTGGTCCATTTTTGGTACTCTTTCTTCAGCGGATACTCTGCACAG GTGGCCTATGAGGACTGGTTCATCACGCTCTACAATCTTTTTTACAGCAGCTTACCTGTTCTTCTAGTTGGACTCCTCGACCAG GATGTTAATGACAGACTGAGCCTCAAATTTCCCAAGCTATATCAACCTGGTCAGCAAGGGACCTTGTTCAACTACAAAAACTTCTTCATCAGCTTGTTCCACGGCATCTTCGTCTCCCTCATTATCTTCTTCATTCCTTATGGAGCATTCCTGCAAACCATGGGGCAAGATGGAGAAGCGCCTTCAGATTACCAGTCTTTCGCCGTTGTCACCGCCTCATCACTGATTTTTACCGTCAACCTACAG ATCTCCCTGGATACCTCCTACTGGACCTTTGTCAACTGTTTTGCTGTTTTAGGAAGCATAGCCATCTATTTTGGCATTATGTTTGACTTGCACAGTGCTGGAATTCATGTCATCTTTCCTCGCCATTTTACCTTCACAG GGGCAGCATCAAACGCTCTCCGCCAGCCTTACTTGTGGTTAACCATAATCCTCACAGTGGGAATCAGCTTGTTGCCAGTCATCTGCATCCAGTTCCTACATAAAGTTATCTATCCTTCCGTGGGAGATAAG ATCCAGAGAAATAGGAAGAGGTATGAGTTGGAAATGCAACATGAGGCAAATAAAAGGGCGCCACCCTTCCAACGTGGCGGACGTTCCCGCCGCTCTGGCTATGCCTTCTCCCACTCCCGAGGCTATGCAGACCTCATCGCCTCTGGGCGGAGCATTCGGAGACGCCCGGCGTCGCGGGTTAGGCCCCAGAGTGGCATCAGGGAGGTTTctgaaagagctgagaacactTGA